In Eupeodes corollae chromosome 3, idEupCoro1.1, whole genome shotgun sequence, a single genomic region encodes these proteins:
- the LOC129949992 gene encoding uncharacterized protein LOC129949992 has product MEMDLLYKKIVKSKRQRERNWDREEKKALIRLAQRYRPIIDNKGNDNVWVRRKNIAWEAIHREMVAEGFRRGVKSVRQQWARAKRETVRSQMKIVNEKLDLDDNLEPDQPEHGASTIIPKKEKDLDPLGLCIIKTEEYEPQEMVIDDGLDEACEENDIVDSILTAVPSPHYDYAESSGIGSTTSPTSTNVFLKEPALPHLPTEESKLLPNRFGSWNVVHARLQQIEAETAQKTEMHALEVAQKKEIHDLQVRLLREQIEQQRKLFDAQMAKLKVKKHS; this is encoded by the exons ATGGAAATGGATTTGTTGTACAAGAAAATC GTCAAATCGAAACGTCAAAGAGAACGTAATTGGGATCGAGAAGAGAAGAAAGCTCTAATAAGACTGGCCCAGCGTTATCGGCCCATAATTGACAACAAGGGCAACGATAATGTCTGGGTCCGTCGCAAGAACATTGCATGGGAGGCTATCCACAGGGAAATGGTTGCCGAAGGCTTCCGTCGGGGTGTCAAAAGCGTACGACAACAATGGGCTCGCGCAAAACGTGAAACAGTGCGATCACAGATGAAAATTGTCAACGAAAAATTAGACTTAGACGATAATCTAGAGCCAGACCAACCAGAGCATGGTGCTTCGacaataattccaaaaaaagagaaagactTAGATCCCCTGGGACTGTGCATAATAAAGACAGAAGAATATGAACCTCAAGAGATGGTTATCGATGATGGCTTAGATGAGGCTTGCGAAGAGAACGACATAGTCGATTCAATTTTAACTGCCGTTCCGAGCCCACACTATGACTATGCAGAAAGTTCAGGCATAGGATCAACAACTTCACCCACCTCCACTAATGTGTTCCTCAAGGAACCCGCCCTGCCTCATCTTCCAACAGAGGAATCGAAGTTGCTGCCCAACAGATTCGGCAGTTGGAATGTTGTTCATGCTCGCCTGCAACAAATCGAAGCCGAAACAGCTCAGAAGACTGAAATGCATGCCCTCGAAGTAGCTCAAAAGAAGGAAATCCACGACTTGCAAGTCCGATTGCTGCGCGAACAAATCGAACAGCAAAGGAAACTCTTCGACGCCCAAATGGCCaagttgaaagttaaaaaacattcttaa
- the LOC129949528 gene encoding leucine--tRNA ligase, cytoplasmic isoform X1, giving the protein MANIERKGTFKVKYLQKIEKEVQEKWEAEKIYEVDAPKEPRKSMEEKFLVTFPFPYMNGRLHLGHTFSLSKAEYAIRYQRLKGKKVLWPFAFHCTGMPIKACADKLKREIQDFGYPPKFPANEEQKPVEIVEVSAPKDKSKGKKSKAMAKTGTAKYQWQIMQSLGLQDEDIKKFADEKYWLEYFPPLAVQDLKRIGVHVDWRRKFITTDANPFFDSFVRWQFNHLKNRGKIMYGKRYTIFSPKDGQPCMDHDRSSGEGVGPQEYTLIKMKVLENPEVLKSIKSPIYFVCATLRPETMYGQTNCWLHPDIKYIAFKTTRSDEVFISTRRSARNMSYQGLTPVEGKVEVLAELTGQQLLGIKLSAPLTPNKVIYTLPMLSIREDKGTGVVTSVPSDSPDDYAALVDLQKKEAFRQKYGITDEMVLPFAPIPIIEVPTLGKLSAVHLYDTLKIQSQNDKDKLTEAKEIVYLKAFYDGVLLVGEFAGRKVQDVKKDLQKLLVDAKDAEIYYEPEKTIMSRSGDECVVALCNQWYLNYGEPEWQAKAFKNLKAMETYHDEARNNFEACLNWLHEYACSRTYGLGTKLPWDEQWLIESLSDSTIYMAYYTIAHLLQGGSFKGDTPSPLGINPKDMTPEVWDYIFFKETPIPKATSIKKQNLELLRREFEYWYPMDLRVSGKDLIQNHLSFMLYNHCAIWPNDEDKWPKGVRVNGHLLLNSSKMSKSDGNFLTLYEAVDKFSADGMRLCLADAGDSVEDANFVVSTADAGILRLYTFIEWVKEMVASRPMLRKGTPSTFNDKVFISEMSLKTKQTDEYYRKMLFKEALRSGFYEFQLARDKYRELCGNMGMHEDLVFEFIRRQALLMAPICPHVMEHVWSLLGNKTSILHAHWPSVGEINEIEIQCSEYLMEAAHSFRLSLKNLLQVKGKGGKEKAVDPASLKPDRGIIWVAKTYPPWQCCVLDTLKELYIVKNVLPENKVISATLQGKEQLKKFMKRVMPFAQMIREKVESGKGISAMATVLEFDECQVLLNNLEYLKNTLDLESLEVRYTDDPSAPEKTREEVRPGSPFIAFTIAPNVPVILRNPIERSGLFTVNTVVSEGDSVKSFHEKVGKIIGLKAELNALKIWRYEDPVLGPRKIPAFDDYKTGKIQLTEGVFVLDVEKKVVNLKINGKLQSIGTEFTYVVD; this is encoded by the exons atg GCGAACATCGAACGTAAAGGAACCTTCAAGGTTAAATACCTGCAAAAAATCGAAAAGGAAGTTCAAGAGAAATGGGAGGCTGAGAAAATTTATGAGGTTGATGCTCCTAAGGAGCCGCGAAAGAGTATGGAAGAGAAATTTCTTGTGACCTTTCCATTTCCGTACATGAATGGGCGCCTACATCTTGGACACACCTTTTCCCTTTCAAAAGCTGAA tatGCCATCCGCTATCAGCGTCTCAAAGGCAAAAAGGTACTTTGGCCATTTGCATTCCATTGCACCGGAATGCCCATCAAAGCCTGTGCTGATAAACTTAAAAGAGAAATTCAAGACTTTGGCTATCCACCTAAATTTCCTGCCAATGAAGAACAGAAACCCGTGGAAATAGTCGAAGTATCAGCTCCCAAAGATAAGTCCAAGGGCAAGAAAAGCAAAGCCATGGCTAAAACAGGAACTGCTAAATATCAATGGCAGATTATGCAAAGTCTAGGCTTGCAAGATGAAGACATAAAGAAGTTTGCAGATGAAAAGTATTGGTTGGAATATTTCCCACCTCTTGCAGTTCAGGATTTGAAGAGAATTGGAGTTCAT GTTGATTGGAGAAGAAAGTTCATCACAACAGATGCCAATCCCTTTTTCGATTCCTTTGTACGTTGGCAATTCAATCATCTGAAGAACAGGGGCAAAATTATGTACGGCAAGAGATATACCATCTTTTCGCCTAAGGATGGCCAACCTTGCATGGATCACGATCGATCATCTGGGGAGGGAGTCGGTCCACAAGAATACACACTCATCAAGATGAAAGTTTTAGAGAACCCCGAAGTTCTAAa atcgATAAAATCCCCAATCTACTTCGTCTGTGCTACACTTCGTCCAGAAACAATGTATGGTCAGACCAATTGTTGGCTACATCCCGATATTAAGTACATTGCCTTTAAGACAACTCGATCTGATGAAGTTTTCATTAGTACTCGTCGTTCTGCTCGCAACATGTCGTACCAAGGTCTGACCCCCGTCGAAGGGAAAGTAGAGGTTCTTGCTGAGCTGACGGGTCAACAATTGTTAGGAATCAAATTATCGGCTCCATTGACTCCAAATAAGGTCATTTACACACTGCCAATGTTGTCAATTCGCGAAGATAAAGGCACAGGAGTGGTAACATCAGTCCCGTCAGACTCTCCCGACGATTATGCTGCACTTGTGGATCTCCAGAAGAAAGAGGCATTCCGACAGAAATACGGAATCACCGACGAAATGGTTCTTCCTTTCGCTCCTATTCCAATTATTGAAGTTCCTACCCTGGGAAAGCTGAGTGCCGTGCATTTGTATGATACTCTGAAGATTCAAAGCCAGAACGATAAAGACAAACTCACAGAAGCCAAGGAAATTGTCTACCTAAAGGCATTCTACGATGGTGTGTTGTTGGTTGGGGAATTCGCTGGTCGAAAGGTTCAAGATGTGAAGAAGGATCTCCAAAAATTGCTTGTCGATGCAAAGGATGCTGAGATCTACTACGAACCGGAGAAGACCATCATGTCGCGTTCAGGTGATGAGTGTGTCGTTGCTCTTTGTAACCAATGGTATCTTAACTACGGTGAACCAGAATGGCAGGCAAAGGCTTTCAAGAACCTCAAGGCAATGGAAACGTACCACGACGAGGCTAGAAATAACTTCGAAGCTTGCCTTAATTGGCTGCATGAGTATGCGTGCTCCAGAACTTATGGTCTGGGAACTAAATTGCCATGGGATGAACAATGGCTAATCGAATCACTGTCAGACTCAACCATCTACATGGCCTACTACACCATAGCTCATTTGCTGCAAGGTGGGTCGTTCAAGGGTGACACTCCCAGCCCCCTAGGAATCAATCCGAAAGATATGACCCCTGAAGTTTGGGATTATATATTCTTCAAAGAAACGCCCATCCCTAAGGCCACCAGCATCAAGAAGCAAAATCTTGAACTTCTTCGTCGAGAATTTGAGTACTGGTATCCCATGGATCTTCGGGTTTCTGGAAAAGATCTCATTCAGAACCATTTGTCATTTATGTTGTACAATCACTGCGCCATCTGGCCAAATGATGAAGATAAATGGCCGAAAGGAGTTCGTGTCAATGGACATCTTCTGTTGAATTCTTCGAAAATGTCCAAATCCGATGGTAACTTCCTCACCCTCTATGAGGCTGTTGATAAGTTCTCAGCCGATGGTATGCGTCTTTGCCTCGCTGATGCTGGTGACAGTGTTGAAGATGCCAACTTCGTGGTGAGCACTGCTGATGCGGGTATTCTACGTTTGTACACCTTCATTGAATGGGTCAAAGAAATGGTGGCGTCCAGACCAATGCTCCGAAAGGGAACTCCATCGACATTCAACGATAAGGTCTTCATAAGTGAAATGAGTCTGAAGACAAAGCAAACAGACGAGTACTACCGGAAGATGCTGTTCAAGGAGGCGCTGCGATCAGGTTTCTATGAGTTCCAGTTGGCCCGTGACAAGTATCGTGAATTGTGCGGCAACATGGGAATGCACGAGGACCTTGTCTTTGAGTTCATTCGTCGACAGGCACTCCTGATGGCTCCCATCTGTCCTCATGTCATGGAACATGTGTGGTCTCTGTTGGGCAACAAGACAAGTATTTTACATGCTCATTGGCCAAGTGTGGGAGAAatcaatgaaattgaaattcaatgctCTGAGTATCTTATGGAAGCCGCTCACTCATTCCGTTTGAGCTTGAAGAACTTGCTGCAAGTCAAGGGCAAAGGTGGCAAGGAGAAGGCTGTTGATCCGGCTAGCCTTAAACCTGACCGAGGTATAATTTGGGTTGCAAAGACATATCCGCCATGGCAATGTTGTGTGCTAGACACACTGAAAGAGCTCTATATCGTCAAGAATGTTCTGCCCGAGAACAAAGTCATTTCAGCGACTCTGCAGGGCAAGGAGCAATTGAAGAAGTTCATGAAACGAGTGATGCCTTTTGCACAGATGATTCGTGAGAAAGTGGAATCGGGCAAGGGAATCTCCGCAATGGCTACCGTTTTAGAATTCGATGAGTGCCAAGTGCTGCTTAATAATTTGGAATACTTAAAGAATACTCTTGAT ttggAATCACTTGAAGTGAGGTATACAGATGATCCCTCCGCACCAGAAAAGACTCGCGAGGAAGTCCGTCCAGGATCGCCATTTATTGCATTTACAATTGCCCCCAATGTTCCAGTCATCCTAAGAAATCCCATCGAACGATCGGGGCTGTTTACTGTAAATACTGTTGTATCTGAGGGCGACAGTGTTAAATCGTTCCACGAGAAAGTTGGCAAAATCATTGGACTTAAAG caGAACTAAATGCCTTGAAAATCTGGCGCTATGAAGATCCAGTATTGGGACCAAGAAAAATTCCCGCTTTTGATGATTATAAGACGGGAAAAATACAACTTACTgaaggtgtttttgttttggatgtCGAGAAGAaggttgttaatttaaaaatcaatggaAAACTCCAGAGTATTGGAACAGAATTTACTTATGTTGTGGATTAA
- the LOC129949528 gene encoding leucine--tRNA ligase, cytoplasmic isoform X2 — protein MANIERKGTFKVKYLQKIEKEVQEKWEAEKIYEVDAPKEPRKSMEEKFLVTFPFPYMNGRLHLGHTFSLSKAEYAIRYQRLKGKKVLWPFAFHCTGMPIKACADKLKREIQDFGYPPKFPANEEQKPVEIVEVSAPKDKSKGKKSKAMAKTGTAKYQWQIMQSLGLQDEDIKKFADEKYWLEYFPPLAVQDLKRIGVHVDWRRKFITTDANPFFDSFVRWQFNHLKNRGKIMYGKRYTIFSPKDGQPCMDHDRSSGEGVGPQEYTLIKMKVLENPEVLKSIKSPIYFVCATLRPETMYGQTNCWLHPDIKYIAFKTTRSDEVFISTRRSARNMSYQGLTPVEGKVEVLAELTGQQLLGIKLSAPLTPNKVIYTLPMLSIREDKGTGVVTSVPSDSPDDYAALVDLQKKEAFRQKYGITDEMVLPFAPIPIIEVPTLGKLSAVHLYDTLKIQSQNDKDKLTEAKEIVYLKAFYDGVLLVGEFAGRKVQDVKKDLQKLLVDAKDAEIYYEPEKTIMSRSGDECVVALCNQWYLNYGEPEWQAKAFKNLKAMETYHDEARNNFEACLNWLHEYACSRTYGLGTKLPWDEQWLIESLSDSTIYMAYYTIAHLLQGGSFKGDTPSPLGINPKDMTPEVWDYIFFKETPIPKATSIKKQNLELLRREFEYWYPMDLRVSGKDLIQNHLSFMLYNHCAIWPNDEDKWPKGVRVNGHLLLNSSKMSKSDGNFLTLYEAVDKFSADGMRLCLADAGDSVEDANFVVSTADAGILRLYTFIEWVKEMVASRPMLRKGTPSTFNDKVFISEMSLKTKQTDEYYRKMLFKEALRSGFYEFQLARDKYRELCGNMGMHEDLVFEFIRRQALLMAPICPHVMEHVWSLLGNKTSILHAHWPSVGEINEIEIQCSEYLMEAAHSFRLSLKNLLQVKGKGGKEKAVDPASLKPDRGIIWVAKTYPPWQCCVLDTLKELYIVKNVLPENKVISATLQGKEQLKKFMKRVMPFAQMIREKVESGKGISAMATVLEFDECQVLLNNLEYLKNTLDLESLEVRYTDDPSAPEKTREEVRPGSPFIAFTIAPNVPVILRNPIERSGLFTVNTVVSEGDSVKSFHEKVGKIIGLKELNALKIWRYEDPVLGPRKIPAFDDYKTGKIQLTEGVFVLDVEKKVVNLKINGKLQSIGTEFTYVVD, from the exons atg GCGAACATCGAACGTAAAGGAACCTTCAAGGTTAAATACCTGCAAAAAATCGAAAAGGAAGTTCAAGAGAAATGGGAGGCTGAGAAAATTTATGAGGTTGATGCTCCTAAGGAGCCGCGAAAGAGTATGGAAGAGAAATTTCTTGTGACCTTTCCATTTCCGTACATGAATGGGCGCCTACATCTTGGACACACCTTTTCCCTTTCAAAAGCTGAA tatGCCATCCGCTATCAGCGTCTCAAAGGCAAAAAGGTACTTTGGCCATTTGCATTCCATTGCACCGGAATGCCCATCAAAGCCTGTGCTGATAAACTTAAAAGAGAAATTCAAGACTTTGGCTATCCACCTAAATTTCCTGCCAATGAAGAACAGAAACCCGTGGAAATAGTCGAAGTATCAGCTCCCAAAGATAAGTCCAAGGGCAAGAAAAGCAAAGCCATGGCTAAAACAGGAACTGCTAAATATCAATGGCAGATTATGCAAAGTCTAGGCTTGCAAGATGAAGACATAAAGAAGTTTGCAGATGAAAAGTATTGGTTGGAATATTTCCCACCTCTTGCAGTTCAGGATTTGAAGAGAATTGGAGTTCAT GTTGATTGGAGAAGAAAGTTCATCACAACAGATGCCAATCCCTTTTTCGATTCCTTTGTACGTTGGCAATTCAATCATCTGAAGAACAGGGGCAAAATTATGTACGGCAAGAGATATACCATCTTTTCGCCTAAGGATGGCCAACCTTGCATGGATCACGATCGATCATCTGGGGAGGGAGTCGGTCCACAAGAATACACACTCATCAAGATGAAAGTTTTAGAGAACCCCGAAGTTCTAAa atcgATAAAATCCCCAATCTACTTCGTCTGTGCTACACTTCGTCCAGAAACAATGTATGGTCAGACCAATTGTTGGCTACATCCCGATATTAAGTACATTGCCTTTAAGACAACTCGATCTGATGAAGTTTTCATTAGTACTCGTCGTTCTGCTCGCAACATGTCGTACCAAGGTCTGACCCCCGTCGAAGGGAAAGTAGAGGTTCTTGCTGAGCTGACGGGTCAACAATTGTTAGGAATCAAATTATCGGCTCCATTGACTCCAAATAAGGTCATTTACACACTGCCAATGTTGTCAATTCGCGAAGATAAAGGCACAGGAGTGGTAACATCAGTCCCGTCAGACTCTCCCGACGATTATGCTGCACTTGTGGATCTCCAGAAGAAAGAGGCATTCCGACAGAAATACGGAATCACCGACGAAATGGTTCTTCCTTTCGCTCCTATTCCAATTATTGAAGTTCCTACCCTGGGAAAGCTGAGTGCCGTGCATTTGTATGATACTCTGAAGATTCAAAGCCAGAACGATAAAGACAAACTCACAGAAGCCAAGGAAATTGTCTACCTAAAGGCATTCTACGATGGTGTGTTGTTGGTTGGGGAATTCGCTGGTCGAAAGGTTCAAGATGTGAAGAAGGATCTCCAAAAATTGCTTGTCGATGCAAAGGATGCTGAGATCTACTACGAACCGGAGAAGACCATCATGTCGCGTTCAGGTGATGAGTGTGTCGTTGCTCTTTGTAACCAATGGTATCTTAACTACGGTGAACCAGAATGGCAGGCAAAGGCTTTCAAGAACCTCAAGGCAATGGAAACGTACCACGACGAGGCTAGAAATAACTTCGAAGCTTGCCTTAATTGGCTGCATGAGTATGCGTGCTCCAGAACTTATGGTCTGGGAACTAAATTGCCATGGGATGAACAATGGCTAATCGAATCACTGTCAGACTCAACCATCTACATGGCCTACTACACCATAGCTCATTTGCTGCAAGGTGGGTCGTTCAAGGGTGACACTCCCAGCCCCCTAGGAATCAATCCGAAAGATATGACCCCTGAAGTTTGGGATTATATATTCTTCAAAGAAACGCCCATCCCTAAGGCCACCAGCATCAAGAAGCAAAATCTTGAACTTCTTCGTCGAGAATTTGAGTACTGGTATCCCATGGATCTTCGGGTTTCTGGAAAAGATCTCATTCAGAACCATTTGTCATTTATGTTGTACAATCACTGCGCCATCTGGCCAAATGATGAAGATAAATGGCCGAAAGGAGTTCGTGTCAATGGACATCTTCTGTTGAATTCTTCGAAAATGTCCAAATCCGATGGTAACTTCCTCACCCTCTATGAGGCTGTTGATAAGTTCTCAGCCGATGGTATGCGTCTTTGCCTCGCTGATGCTGGTGACAGTGTTGAAGATGCCAACTTCGTGGTGAGCACTGCTGATGCGGGTATTCTACGTTTGTACACCTTCATTGAATGGGTCAAAGAAATGGTGGCGTCCAGACCAATGCTCCGAAAGGGAACTCCATCGACATTCAACGATAAGGTCTTCATAAGTGAAATGAGTCTGAAGACAAAGCAAACAGACGAGTACTACCGGAAGATGCTGTTCAAGGAGGCGCTGCGATCAGGTTTCTATGAGTTCCAGTTGGCCCGTGACAAGTATCGTGAATTGTGCGGCAACATGGGAATGCACGAGGACCTTGTCTTTGAGTTCATTCGTCGACAGGCACTCCTGATGGCTCCCATCTGTCCTCATGTCATGGAACATGTGTGGTCTCTGTTGGGCAACAAGACAAGTATTTTACATGCTCATTGGCCAAGTGTGGGAGAAatcaatgaaattgaaattcaatgctCTGAGTATCTTATGGAAGCCGCTCACTCATTCCGTTTGAGCTTGAAGAACTTGCTGCAAGTCAAGGGCAAAGGTGGCAAGGAGAAGGCTGTTGATCCGGCTAGCCTTAAACCTGACCGAGGTATAATTTGGGTTGCAAAGACATATCCGCCATGGCAATGTTGTGTGCTAGACACACTGAAAGAGCTCTATATCGTCAAGAATGTTCTGCCCGAGAACAAAGTCATTTCAGCGACTCTGCAGGGCAAGGAGCAATTGAAGAAGTTCATGAAACGAGTGATGCCTTTTGCACAGATGATTCGTGAGAAAGTGGAATCGGGCAAGGGAATCTCCGCAATGGCTACCGTTTTAGAATTCGATGAGTGCCAAGTGCTGCTTAATAATTTGGAATACTTAAAGAATACTCTTGAT ttggAATCACTTGAAGTGAGGTATACAGATGATCCCTCCGCACCAGAAAAGACTCGCGAGGAAGTCCGTCCAGGATCGCCATTTATTGCATTTACAATTGCCCCCAATGTTCCAGTCATCCTAAGAAATCCCATCGAACGATCGGGGCTGTTTACTGTAAATACTGTTGTATCTGAGGGCGACAGTGTTAAATCGTTCCACGAGAAAGTTGGCAAAATCATTGGACTTAAAG AACTAAATGCCTTGAAAATCTGGCGCTATGAAGATCCAGTATTGGGACCAAGAAAAATTCCCGCTTTTGATGATTATAAGACGGGAAAAATACAACTTACTgaaggtgtttttgttttggatgtCGAGAAGAaggttgttaatttaaaaatcaatggaAAACTCCAGAGTATTGGAACAGAATTTACTTATGTTGTGGATTAA
- the LOC129949993 gene encoding thioredoxin-like protein 4A, translating into MSYMLPHLHNGWQVDQAILSEEDRVVVIRFGHDWDPACMKMDEVMYSIAEKVKNFAVIYLVDITEVPDFNKMYELYDPCTVMFFFRNKHIMIDLGTGNNNKINWPLEDKQEMIDIVETVYRGARKGRGLVVSPKDYSTKYRY; encoded by the exons ATGTCGTATATGTTACCCCATTTACACAACGGATGGCAAGTGGACCAAGCTATTCTATCCGAGGAAGATCGAGTTGTG GTAATACGTTTTGGCCACGATTGGGACCCAGCTTGTATGAAAATGGACGAAGTCATGTACAGCATCGCTGAGAAAGTGAAAAACTTCGCTGTTATCTACCTCGTGGACATCACCGAAGTTCCTGACTTCAATAAAATGTACGAATTGTACGATCCCTGCACCGTAATGTTCTTCTTCCGCAACAAACACATCATGATCGATTTGGGAACCggtaacaacaacaaaatcaactGGCCCCTTGAGGATAAACAAGAAATGATCGACATAGTCGAGACTGTCTATCGAGGAGCGAGAAAAGGTCGTGGTTTGGTGGTCTCGCCCAAAGACTACTCAACAAAATACCGCTATTAA
- the LOC129951008 gene encoding trypsin-1, giving the protein MLTSTDVTRMTVVTALVAVVTHGACLQSSLKSDKPKLDGKIVGGYQINITDAPHQVSLQTFSHICGGSIISPKWILTAAHCTAGKTAERFKIRLGSSETDKGGKVLRVTKLVQHEKFNYSSVDYDFSLLELSEEIVFSDTMKAASLPESEEEVFMDGDLCRVSGWGNTQNQNESRTSLREAEVPIFNHELCSDKYKKFGGVTDRMICAGFLEGGKDACQGDSGGPLINQKGTLVGVVSWGYGCARPDYPGVYSRVSAVREWIREHSGI; this is encoded by the exons ATGTTGACAAGCACAGATGTCACACGGATGACAGTAGTGACAGCTCTTGTGGCGGTCGTGACACATGGGGCTTGTCTTCAGTCGTCCTTGAAGTCAGACAAGCCAAAATtggatggtaaaattgttggaGGATATCAAATCAACATAACAGATGCTCCACACCAAGTGTCACTGCAGACTTTTTCACACATCTGTGGTGGATCGATAATTTCACCAAAGTGGATTCTCACGGCAGCTCATTGTACAgc tgGGAAAACAGCTGAACGATTCAAAATACGTCTGGGCTCCTCAGAAACCGATAAAggtggtaaagttttgagagtCACGAAACTTGTCCAACATGAGAAGTTCAACTACTCCTCGGTGGACTACGACTTTTCACTTCTCGAACTGTCCGAAGAAATCGTGTTCAGTGACACAATGAAGGCCGCGAGTCTTCCCGAAAGCGAGGAAGAAGTCTTCATGGATGGTGATTTGTGTCGTGTCAGTGGATGGGGCAATACGCAGAATCAAAACGAATCCCGGACATCATTGCGAGAAGCCGAAGTACCAATTTTCAATCATGAATTGTGCTCAGATAAGTATAAAAAATTCGGTGGTGTCACCGACCGTATGATTTGTGCTGGCTTCCTTGAGGGTGGAAAGGATGCGTGTCAAGGTGATTCGGGAGGACCTTTGATTAATCAGAAGGGAACCCTAGTTGGTGTTGTCTCCTGGGGTTATGGTTGTGCTCGTCCTGATTATCCAGGAGTTTATTCCAGAGTATCGGCTGTAAGAGAATGGATTCGCGAACACAGCGGGATATGA